The following is a genomic window from Spirosoma foliorum.
TTTTATTGGGTTGGCCGTAGCGATGGGCGAAGGCGTAGCGCTGGATTGGAGCGCAGTCTATTTACACGAAACGCTCGGAGCCAGCAGCCAGATTGCCGCGCTGGGTTTTGGAGCTTTTTCGTTGACTATGACTAGCCTACGTTTTTTTGGCGATTCAATTATTCCAAAAATTGGAGCTAAACGCTGGCTCCAATTAGGGAGTCTTCTGGCCGCATCAGGTCTGGCTTTCGCAATTGCCCTTCCTTACCCGCCAACCGCCTTAATAGGTTTTGCCTTATTAGGAGCTGGCTGCTCACTCGGTGCACCGATTCTGTATAGTGCTTCTATGCGTGTACCGGGTATTCCACCAGCAGCAGGTTTGGCCACGTTTGCGACCTTCAGTTTCATTGGATTCCTGGCAGGGCCTCCTGTTATTGGATTCGTCTCTGAAGCATTTGGGCTTTATTATGGATTGGGGTTTGTCGCCGTTATTCTTCTTATTTCGGCAGGATTATCTCGGATTGTGAAGTTATTCTAGTGTGTTAAGCTATTACAATAGTAAGCCAGTCATTCATATGCCATATCTTGAAGATATGGCATATGAATGACTGGCTTACTATTGTCTTTTACCGATCAAAATGCGTAGTATTGTTAAAACGTATTCAACGAAAGTCATGTCAGTAGCCGTTGCAACAGTACCAACTAAGCGAAGGAAATCGGGAGTGCCATCTTACCTGATTTATGAAACGCTGAATGGACGTGCTTTGTATTACCGTGGTTACCGCGATGTAACAACTGAAAAAAGACCCCCACCGAAATTATGGGAAGTAGTTCATTGCAGGCCATGCTTGTGTCGCTGATACATGGCTTTCTATTCACACACATTGATCGGAAGCAATATTTACTTGCAACCAACAAGTCAGGCATTCACCTCGACAAAGGCAACAATTTATCTAATGATATTGCCATTTTCGATAAATCTTCAGGTCTCACATTAACCGATAAATACTTCAATATCCCCCCCAAAATCGCCATTGAAGTAGATGTGCGCATAGAGCCTGAAGAATTTTCGGGTAAAGAATCGGGCTATGTGTATGAAAAAACCGAGCGCTTGCTTGAGTTTGGCGTCGATACCGTGATCTGGATTACAACACAACCCAAAAAGATCTTTGTAGCTACTCGTACCTCTCCGTGGCTTACCCAAAACTGGGATGCTACTGTACCGGTACTGGACGATGTTCACCTGAATTTAGCCGCCTTGCTAACCGAGGAAGGCATTGAGTTCTAACCCCGCCTTCCTCGATAATTCACGCGCATTAAGGCGCCAACACCAGCCGTTTTCCACCAGATTCGCTCTGATTCCAAGCCCGTTCTACATCACTTAAAGCCACCACTTCTGTCTCTATTTTTAATTTCCCAGTTACGATCAGGTCAAATAGCTTTGGTAGGATTTCGGTTGGAACTTTACGCATAACTTCCTTCGGAATACTTCCTCCCCCAACGCCATACAACTCAATGGCGGCACTTCGTAAAACACCCGAAGCCAATTGAATAGTAGGCCCGGCCATTTCACCAACAGTTACGTACCGTGTCCGATGCGCTTCGGCCATAAAATCGTTACCCGCAAGTACACCCAATATCAGTTCGGCGGGGTGCCCCCAGGTGTAATCGATAACAACATCAAAAGGCGTTTTTCTCTGTTCAGCCTTTAGCGCAGCTTGCAAATCAGCGTCAGATTGAGCCAGCGAAATAACTACGTCGGCACCTAAATCAGGTAATGTGGCGAGTGCTTGCGGATTTCTGCCCGTAGCAATTACTTTTCCAGCTCCAAAGTGCTTGGCTAGTTGGATCGCTATTTTCCCTGTAACTCCTGTCGCTCCATTTATTAGTACCGTTTCCCCCGGTTGTAATCCAGCCCGATAATACAGCGAGAACCAAGCCGACAACCCCGGATTGGGCAATGCTGCCGCCGTTATATAATCGATGCCATCAGGCAAGACAATGTAACCCCCTTTCTGAACTAATACTTTTTCAGCCATTGTACTGCCAGCATAAAAAGCATATACTCGTGAGCCATCTGGCAATACACCTACGCCATCCGTACCTACAATGGCCGGTAGTTGCTTAGAACGGTCGTAATGTGAACCTCTTGCCTGCGACTTATCGATATTCTTGATTGATGCGGCTTTCACCGTCATCAACAACTCGTTTTCAGATTGTAAAATAGGATCGGCAACCTCCTCGTAACGGGGTGTTTCGCCAAATTGATGAATTACTGCGGCTTTCATAGTCGTCGTGTTTTTGTTACGACAAAGGTCCGTTGACCTGATGCCGATACACGATAACAATTGTTAAGAAATGCCGCGAACGATTGAGGAAAATCTATTTTTTGTCGGTCAGTACCTTATTCCGAATTCGGCTCAGCGATACGGGCGTAATACCCAGATATGAAGCGATGTAATGTTGCGGCACCCGCTGCACAATCTGCGGGCTATCGGCCAGCAATTCTAGGTAGCGCTCTTGCGGATTGTTTTTAATACGCGACAGAAAAAGCTTGGCGTAGTGGTGCATCCGCTGCAAAATATGATACTGAAACAACTCCCGATACCCTGGAAGCTCTTGCATGATTAGCTCCATATTCGCTTTGGAAATCACCAACAATACACACGGCTCAATGCTTTCGATACTGAACAAACTCGGCTGCCCAGACTGAAAACTCTCGATTGACGATACGCCATAGTTTTCGAAGAAGAACTGAAACGTCACATCTTTGCCGTTGTTGTTGAACCAAAGACGCAGGCATCCTTTCTTGATGAAATAAGCGTTTTTTGAAACATCGCCCTCCTGCAACAGAGTCGTTTTGGCTGGTATTGTTATCTCCTCAAGCAAGTGACTATACGCTCCCCAATTAATGCCGAAGTCAGACGATTGGTTATTAAGCATAGCGCATTATTGCTTAGGCACCCCAGCTCCCCAGAAAATGGCGTTTTGGAAAATTTTCACAAACGCATCATTCTTGAACAAGTCAGGATGGTGGCCCATGAAAATATACACATTGCGGGCTTTCATGTGTTCGTTAGACCAGATTACGGGATGATCGCCCCCCATTTTAATGTTCGAGTCGGGTGAGTAGGTCGATTCATCAACGGTGGCCAATACCTTTACGTTTGGTCGGGGATTTTTGTTATAGGTATACCATTCCTCTTTTTCTACCTCGAATGAAGCGGGTACGCCTTTCATACACGGATGCAATTTGGCCTCTACGTGCACCGTTGCCTTTGCAAAACTGGCAATGTAGTTCTTGTAGCGGATGCCACCCATAAACTCCGAAAACCAGGGCCACATGGCATAACCATCAAATTCGCCGAGCAACGACGCATGGTGAAATCCTACCCAACCGCCCCCTTTCCCTTCGGTAATATATTTCTGAAAAGCGGCTTTCGCTGTGTCAGTCCACATATAAGGCGGATAGTTCAGTTGAATGAATAACTGATAATTCGCCAGAAAAGCGTCGTTGATTGGCTCCGTATTTTCGATGTAATCAATCGTAAAATTATTGGCTGATGCAACCTGCGCGAGCCACTTCTTTGCCTCGGCTACGAAAGGCGCATGAACTCCTCCGTTCTTCTCCGCGATAGCGACTACCCGAAAACTGGATTTCGGTGATTGAGCACATGTTGACATAGTGCCTCCAGCAAGGAGCGAAATCGTAAAAATCAGGGTAGAAAAATACAGTAACGAACGGGATCTCATACGGGTTAAAAATTGTATCTAGTTGAATTTTTCTTTAATAAGAAAATGTGGGGTTCTTTTTTGTCATTCCTCCTGAAGTCGGAATGACAAAAAACGATTCAAACTGAACTAAAATAATAAAGCTTAAATAATCTCATTATAAAGCCATTAGCACCAGTTAGCGAATCAAACTAAGAGGCCCCTGCTTCTGGTCGAGCTTGACTTTCTTTCCATGATGTAATTCATATTGAATACTCCAGGCATATACGCCAAGTTCACAAAGCTTGCCCCGATAGTACCCATCCCACTGAAACGGTTGAGTTGTCGTCCTGTAAATCACCTCACCCCACCGATTGAAAATAGAGAGCGATGTAATCTTGATATCACCACAACCATAGGTCAAAAATACATCATTCTGCCCATCACCATTGGGCGTAAAGCTATTGGGTGCGTAAAGAATGCAGTCGCAGGCACCGTAATCAATCTCGATTGAATCCGTTACGGTGGCGCAATCATTACGAACGCTGGCCCAAAATACGCCGGAGGTATTTACGATTCGATCTGTTGTTGCATATTGATCCTGCCAGGCAAATTTACCTTCGGCAATAGTGGGCTTTATGGTAAACGTCTCGGCCCCGCAAAGCTCCTTGTCTGGTCCTAGCTCCAATTGAGGAGGTTTTATATAACGTACCTGAATCGTGTCGGTAGCTACGCAATTGGCCTGTGTGACGGCGATTGAGTATTGCCCCTGTTGTTTCACTCTATAGGTTGTTTGTACGGAACCATCCTGCCAACGATACGTAGCCGCAGGGGCCGAAGGAACACTCAGTTCCATCTCCGTTCCATTGCAAAGTGTAGTATCGGCTCCCAGGTCAAAATCAAGGGCATAATCAACCTTGATTGAATCATACAACGTTTTACAGCTGGTAATCACCGTAACTGAATACTTTCCGGGCTTGGTTACCTGCAAGGTCGGTTTGATGCTACCATCGTTCCATTTATAATCCGAAGCGCCGGGTGTTGTGGCATCGAGCAAAAGTGTGTTTCGGCGACTGCACAACGTTGTATCGTTACCTAGCTCAAGATTTATAGGCGTCAGCAGGACATCATCAACAAACAAATAATAATAACCCAGAAAGGGGGGAGTTTTGTAGAAGCTACCGATTGTTAGATACTCCTCCCCGCCTTTGGCATTCACAAAACCGGATATTTTCTGCCATTGCAACGAAGAAACACTCGCTTTGGACGTCCGATCAAGTATTTGCGGATTGGCGGCCAGCATATCGGTAGTGGTACCCGTTAGCGGCTGCTTCGAGACATAAGCCCCAATGGTTTCTGTAATGTATTTGGCAGGAGTGTCAGTTGCCACATACATCTCGAAATAATAACACTCATCGGCATTGAGAGGCTTAGTCAACTGTACTCCCAAATATTCTTCCCAACCCTGGTCGAAATATAAATGAGCGACGCCCTGCCCCGAATGCGGAGGCAAAATCAGCTGGCCAAAATCAAAACAATGGTGATAGAAGTCGGGGGTGGCTTTATTTGGATTGTACCAGGGTATGGCTTCTACTAACTGATTATCGTGAGTAGGGCAATTTCGATATTTCTCAAAGCTCCCATTTGGAACAAGGTTTTGTCCCATAGCAATCCCCGGCAGGATGAGTGCAAGCCAACCTAACGTCCAAATAAGGCCTCGTTGCATAGCCGTGCTGTACGATCTGTGAGTTTAGGAATCGCCTTCGGTACTTCTCGAAAAAGGGTATCGAATATACGAAATACTTGCACAGATTGGATGTAAGACTCAGCTAATCATACATCTACAGTTTCCGCTCTTCGGCGCTGGCACTTATTAATTTGTCGAGTCGATTGAGTTGAGTTGCCGACTGTTTGGCCGACATAACCCAGTTGATCATCTGTTTTCTGTACCAGGGAGCCTGTTTCTGGAAAAACGCCCACGCTTTTTCATTGGCCTTAACTATCGTCTCGAAATCGGCAGACAAGATTATTTCATTCTTTTGTTCGTAAGTATAAATTTTTGATTTACTCTCTTCCCGTTTGGCAAATGCGGCCACGCCTGCTGGATGCATCAATCCTTGCTGGGTCAACGCTTCGATCTTAGCCATATTGACTGCACTCCAGATGCTTTTCGGTTTTCGGGGAGTGAACCGAATGCAATAACTGTCGGCATCAACAGACCTACGCACCCCATCGATCCAGCCGAAGCACAGCGCTTCATCAACCGATTGAGACCAGGTCATGCTTGGCTTTCCTGAACCAACTTTATAAAAACCGACAAGTAACTCGGTTTCCTGATGATGATTTTCAGCCAACCATGTCCGAAAGTCAGCTGATGTCGGAAAAAATGTTGGTGTCATTAATTGAGACCTAAGCGTATTGGCAACACTAACAAATGTTTTAAAATTAGCC
Proteins encoded in this region:
- a CDS encoding Uma2 family endonuclease, which translates into the protein MGSSSLQAMLVSLIHGFLFTHIDRKQYLLATNKSGIHLDKGNNLSNDIAIFDKSSGLTLTDKYFNIPPKIAIEVDVRIEPEEFSGKESGYVYEKTERLLEFGVDTVIWITTQPKKIFVATRTSPWLTQNWDATVPVLDDVHLNLAALLTEEGIEF
- a CDS encoding quinone oxidoreductase family protein, with the protein product MKAAVIHQFGETPRYEEVADPILQSENELLMTVKAASIKNIDKSQARGSHYDRSKQLPAIVGTDGVGVLPDGSRVYAFYAGSTMAEKVLVQKGGYIVLPDGIDYITAAALPNPGLSAWFSLYYRAGLQPGETVLINGATGVTGKIAIQLAKHFGAGKVIATGRNPQALATLPDLGADVVISLAQSDADLQAALKAEQRKTPFDVVIDYTWGHPAELILGVLAGNDFMAEAHRTRYVTVGEMAGPTIQLASGVLRSAAIELYGVGGGSIPKEVMRKVPTEILPKLFDLIVTGKLKIETEVVALSDVERAWNQSESGGKRLVLAP
- a CDS encoding Crp/Fnr family transcriptional regulator produces the protein MLNNQSSDFGINWGAYSHLLEEITIPAKTTLLQEGDVSKNAYFIKKGCLRLWFNNNGKDVTFQFFFENYGVSSIESFQSGQPSLFSIESIEPCVLLVISKANMELIMQELPGYRELFQYHILQRMHHYAKLFLSRIKNNPQERYLELLADSPQIVQRVPQHYIASYLGITPVSLSRIRNKVLTDKK
- a CDS encoding ThuA domain-containing protein, whose amino-acid sequence is MRSRSLLYFSTLIFTISLLAGGTMSTCAQSPKSSFRVVAIAEKNGGVHAPFVAEAKKWLAQVASANNFTIDYIENTEPINDAFLANYQLFIQLNYPPYMWTDTAKAAFQKYITEGKGGGWVGFHHASLLGEFDGYAMWPWFSEFMGGIRYKNYIASFAKATVHVEAKLHPCMKGVPASFEVEKEEWYTYNKNPRPNVKVLATVDESTYSPDSNIKMGGDHPVIWSNEHMKARNVYIFMGHHPDLFKNDAFVKIFQNAIFWGAGVPKQ
- a CDS encoding T9SS type B sorting domain-containing protein: MQRGLIWTLGWLALILPGIAMGQNLVPNGSFEKYRNCPTHDNQLVEAIPWYNPNKATPDFYHHCFDFGQLILPPHSGQGVAHLYFDQGWEEYLGVQLTKPLNADECYYFEMYVATDTPAKYITETIGAYVSKQPLTGTTTDMLAANPQILDRTSKASVSSLQWQKISGFVNAKGGEEYLTIGSFYKTPPFLGYYYLFVDDVLLTPINLELGNDTTLCSRRNTLLLDATTPGASDYKWNDGSIKPTLQVTKPGKYSVTVITSCKTLYDSIKVDYALDFDLGADTTLCNGTEMELSVPSAPAATYRWQDGSVQTTYRVKQQGQYSIAVTQANCVATDTIQVRYIKPPQLELGPDKELCGAETFTIKPTIAEGKFAWQDQYATTDRIVNTSGVFWASVRNDCATVTDSIEIDYGACDCILYAPNSFTPNGDGQNDVFLTYGCGDIKITSLSIFNRWGEVIYRTTTQPFQWDGYYRGKLCELGVYAWSIQYELHHGKKVKLDQKQGPLSLIR
- a CDS encoding YdeI/OmpD-associated family protein, producing the protein MTPTFFPTSADFRTWLAENHHQETELLVGFYKVGSGKPSMTWSQSVDEALCFGWIDGVRRSVDADSYCIRFTPRKPKSIWSAVNMAKIEALTQQGLMHPAGVAAFAKREESKSKIYTYEQKNEIILSADFETIVKANEKAWAFFQKQAPWYRKQMINWVMSAKQSATQLNRLDKLISASAEERKL